TCGACTTCTTCCTCCGGGGTCTCCGGGGCGGTCTCCCGGGCGGTCCCCGGGCGGGCGGAGGCCGCGGGGCGCTTCGCGCGGGGCCGGGGGGCGGCCGGACCATTGGTTCTCTTCCTCCCATTCGCCATGCGCGCTCCATACCCCAAAGTGCCGCGATTGTTGCCAGAGGGTAATGCAGGGGCTATGCCCATGCCCGATGAGCGACATCCAAGAGCCCACGCCGGGAGCCCCGGCGCCTGACGAAGCCTCGACGCGTCCCGCCGAATACATCGCGGACGTCAGCTTCGACGAAATGAACCTCTCCGAGCCCCTCCGCCGTGCACTGGCGGAGCGCGGCTACACCAGTCCCACCCCCGTCCAGGCCAAGGCCTTCGGTCCCGCGATGGCGGGCAAGGACCTCATCGTCCGCAGCAAGACGGGCACGGGCAAGACGGCCGCCTTCGGCCTGCCCCTGCTGGAGAAGATCCCCGCGGACGAGAAGCGCGTGCGCGCCCTCATCCTCTGCCCCACGCGCGAGTTGGCGCTCCAGGTGGCGGAGGAGCTCACCACCCTGGCCAAGTACAAGGGCGTGAAGGTGGCGGCCATCTACGGCGGCGCCTCCATGAAGCAGCAGGAGGACGCGCTGGAAGAGGGCACGCCCATCATCGTGGGCACCCCGGGCCGCGTCTTCGACCACATCAACCGCGGCAACCTCAAGCTGGACGGCTGCGACCACGCCGTGCTGGACGAAGCCGACGAGATGTTGAACCAGGGCTTCTACGAGGAGGTGACGCGCATCCTCGACCGCCTTCCGAAGACGCGCCAGGTGCTGCTCTTCAGCGCCACCGTCCCCACGGACATCCAGAACCTCATCGCGCGCTACACGACGAACGCGGAGACGCTGCTGTTGTCCGGCGACGTCTTCACGGTGGAGCACATCCACCACATCCGCTACGACGTGTCGGACCAGTTCCCCAAGCCGCGCAACCTCATCTACATCCTGGAGAAGGAGGAGCCCTCCAACGCCATCATCTTCTGCAACACGCGGGATGACACGGCGCTGGTGACCGCGGTGCTCAACCGCAACGGCTTCGACGCGGAGCTGCTCAACGGAGACCTGCCGCAGAAGGAGCGCGAGCGGGTGATGGGCAAGGTGAAGCGCGGCGAGGTGGCCTTCATGGTCGCCACGGACATCGCGGCGCGCGGCATCGACATCTCCGGGCTGGAGTACGTCATCAACTACTCCCTGCCGGAGGACCCCGCCGTCTACCTGCACCGCGTGGGCCGCACGGGCCGCATCGGCAACAAGGGCACGGCCATCAACCTCTTCTCCGGGCGCGAGCTGGCGACGTTCACCGTGCTGGAGAAGAAGTTCGGCATCAAGTTCGAGATGCGCGAGATGCCCGCCCCCGAAGAGGCGATGCACCTGTGGACCGAGCGCCACGTGCGCGAGCTGCGCGAGGGCATGGGCTCCAGCATCTTCGAGGGCTTCCTGCCCCTGGCCTCGCAGCTCAAGCAGCGCCCGGACGCGGACGACCTCATCGCCTTCCTCATCAAGTACTACTTCAGCCGCCTGCGCATGGAGAAGGCCCAGGCCGCCGGTGAGACGGAGAAGCGCGAGCCGGCGCCGGAGCGCAAGCCCATGGAGCGCCGGGGCAAGGACCGCGAGCGCGACCGGGAGCGTCCCCGCCGCGAGGACCGGGGCGAGCGCGCCGAGCGCCCGCGCCGCGACGAGCACCCGGACCGCGAGCGCCGTCCGCGCCGCGACGAGCGCCGTGAGGACCGGGGCGAGCGCCGGGGTGCCGGCTCCGCCGCGCTGGAGGCGGGCCCGGGCGAGACGAAGCTCTGGGTGAACCTGGGCACCGCGGACGGCCTGGGGCCGGGCAGCATCGCCACGGCCATGGAGGAGGCGGGCGCGCCGGTGGGCAAGCTGGTGCGCGCGGAGCTGCGCCCCACGTTCGCGTACGTCTTCGTGGCGGAGGACGACTCCGCGGGCTTCGAGGCGCTCAACGGCAAGCAGCACGGCGGCAAGACGCTGCGCGTGGAGAAGAGCAAGCCGCGCAGCGAGCGCGACACCACCAGCACCCGCCCGCCCCCGTCCCCGGACGCGGGCCCCGGCGAGGTGAAGCTCTGGGTGAACCTGGGCTCGGATGACGGCATGGACGAGGCGAAGCTGCCCGCCACGCTGGAGTCCCTGGGTGCCCCGGCCGGCAAGGTCATCAAGGCCCTCACCCGCCCCACCTACGGCTACGTCTACGTGCCGGAAGGTGACGCCGCGGGCTTCGAGTCGCTCAACGGCAAGGCGCACAACGAGAAGCCGCTGAAGCTGGAGCGGCACCGTCCGCGCGGCCAGCGTGAAGAGCGCCGCCCCCGTCACGAGGCGCTGCCGGACCTCCCTGGCCAGGCGCGCCTGTGGGTGGGCCTGGGCCGTCAGGAGGGCCTGGACGAGGCGGGCGTCGCCGCCGCGCTGGAGGCCGCGGGCGCTCCGGCGGGCAAGGTGCTGAGAACCGACCTGCGCCCCACGTACGCGTACGTCTTCGTCGCGGAGGAGGACGTGGCGGGCTTCGAGGCCACCCACGGCAAGCCCCACGGCGAGGGCAAGACGCTCAAGGTGGAGCGCGCCAAGCGCAAGTAGCGCTTCCGTACCTCCGGGGTGCTGCTCAAGGCTCCGGAGCCGTCTTCTTCCTGCGGGCCCGGTGGTAGTGCGCCACGCACAGCCCCCGGGCCAGCACGGGCCGGCCGCACTCCGGTGAAGCGCAGGCCGCGCTGGCCTCCTTCGCCGGAGGCGCCGGAGCGCCCGGCCCGCCGCTGAACATCGCCTCCGCCACGGCCAGCAGGCGGTCCACGTCGTCCCGCCCCAGCTTCTTCAGCCGCACCCACTCCACCAGCCGATGAGCCCCCGCGTCCTCCGCGTCCTCCAGCCGGAACAGCTCCCCCAGCGGCAGCTCCAGCGCGGCCGCGACCTGGAGGAGCGTGTCGTAGCTGGGGTTGCGCTCGCCGCGCTCCAGCAGGGACACGAAGCTCACGGAGATGTCGCACCGGGCGGCGAAGTCCTCCTGGGTGAGGCCCCGGCGCTCGCGCAACGTGCGGATCCGCCGCGCCAGTCCCTGCAGGGACGAACCGGCGTCGCTGTCGTCCGGGGAGTGGGGGCGCATGGACGCACCCATCGTAGCGCACCGCTTCTGTTAAGGTTTTCCGTCTGTCCCCAGGAGTGAAGCCCACCATGAACGCCGTCGACGGCACCAACTACTACTTCCGCAAGGCCGCGCGGGTCATGGACGTGGGCACGCCCATCGAGACGCTCCTGGCCACGCCCCTGCGCGAGGTGAAGGTGCAGGTGTCCATCGAGATGGACTCCGGTGAGATCCGCACGTTCCTGGGCTACCGCATCCAGCACGACAACAGCCGAGGCCCCATGAAGGGCGGCCTGCGCTACCACCCCGCCCTGGACCAGGACGAGTGCGTGTCGCTCGCGTCGCTGATGACGTGGAAGACCGCCGTGGTGAACGTGCCCTACGGCGGCGCCAAGGGCGGCGTGGCGTGCGACCCCGCGCAGATGAGCCTCAAGGAAGTGGAGCGGCTCACGCGCAAGTTCGTGGATCAGATCCAGGACGTCATCGGGCCCACGCGGGACATCCCCGCGCCGGACGTCAACACCAACCCCCAGGTGATGGCCTGGGTGATGGACCAGTACTCGCGCTACCACGGGCACTCCCCGGCGGTGGTGACGGGCAAGCCCCTGGAGCTGTACGGCTCCAAGGGCCGCGAGGCCGCCACCGGGCGCGGGCTCTTGTACGTGTGCCGTGAAATCCTGCGCGACCTGGGCATGCCGGTGAAGGGCACGCGCTTCGCCATCCAGGGCTTCGGCAACGTGGGCAGCCACATCGCGCAGCTCATCTGGGGCGACGGCGGCGTGGTGGTGGCCGCGTCCGATGTGCTGGGCGGCATGTACAACCCCATGGGCCTGGACGTGCCGTCCCTCTTCGAGCACGTGAAGCGCACCGGCACCGTGACGGGCTTCAGCGGCGGCACGCCGTGCAGGAACGAGGACGTGCTCGCGGCGGACTGTGAAGTGCTCATCCCCGCGGCCCTGGGCCACGTGCTCACCCGCGACAACGCCAACAGCGTGCGCGCGCGCCTGGTGGTGGAGGGCGCCAACGGCCCCACCCAGCCGGAGGCGGACGACATCCTGGAGAAGCGCGGCATCTTCGTGGTGCCGGACATCCTGGCCAGCGCGGGCGGCGTGACGGTGAGCTACCTGGAGTGGGTGCAGAACCTCCAGCACGTCTCCTGGGAAGAGGACCGCGTCAACGCGGAGCTGGAGAAGACGATGAAGGAGGCCTACGACCGGGTGGCGCAGATTGCACGGTCCCGTAAGGTTTCCATGCGGACGGCCGCTTACATCCTGGCCATTGGCCGGGTGGGCAAGGCCACGGTGCTGCGCGGCATCTGACGCACCCCGCCGCGCACGCGGGCAGGCAGGCGTGGGGCTCCGGGCCGCTTCCGTGCGGGCCGCGCTTCCGCTACACGGCCGCCCATGATGGTCACCTTGCAGGACATCCAGGCGGCGCGCGAACGGATCCGCACCGCGCTGCGCCCCACGCCGTGCCCCG
The sequence above is drawn from the Corallococcus sp. NCRR genome and encodes:
- a CDS encoding DEAD/DEAH box helicase; the encoded protein is MSDIQEPTPGAPAPDEASTRPAEYIADVSFDEMNLSEPLRRALAERGYTSPTPVQAKAFGPAMAGKDLIVRSKTGTGKTAAFGLPLLEKIPADEKRVRALILCPTRELALQVAEELTTLAKYKGVKVAAIYGGASMKQQEDALEEGTPIIVGTPGRVFDHINRGNLKLDGCDHAVLDEADEMLNQGFYEEVTRILDRLPKTRQVLLFSATVPTDIQNLIARYTTNAETLLLSGDVFTVEHIHHIRYDVSDQFPKPRNLIYILEKEEPSNAIIFCNTRDDTALVTAVLNRNGFDAELLNGDLPQKERERVMGKVKRGEVAFMVATDIAARGIDISGLEYVINYSLPEDPAVYLHRVGRTGRIGNKGTAINLFSGRELATFTVLEKKFGIKFEMREMPAPEEAMHLWTERHVRELREGMGSSIFEGFLPLASQLKQRPDADDLIAFLIKYYFSRLRMEKAQAAGETEKREPAPERKPMERRGKDRERDRERPRREDRGERAERPRRDEHPDRERRPRRDERREDRGERRGAGSAALEAGPGETKLWVNLGTADGLGPGSIATAMEEAGAPVGKLVRAELRPTFAYVFVAEDDSAGFEALNGKQHGGKTLRVEKSKPRSERDTTSTRPPPSPDAGPGEVKLWVNLGSDDGMDEAKLPATLESLGAPAGKVIKALTRPTYGYVYVPEGDAAGFESLNGKAHNEKPLKLERHRPRGQREERRPRHEALPDLPGQARLWVGLGRQEGLDEAGVAAALEAAGAPAGKVLRTDLRPTYAYVFVAEEDVAGFEATHGKPHGEGKTLKVERAKRK
- a CDS encoding helix-turn-helix domain-containing protein, producing MRPHSPDDSDAGSSLQGLARRIRTLRERRGLTQEDFAARCDISVSFVSLLERGERNPSYDTLLQVAAALELPLGELFRLEDAEDAGAHRLVEWVRLKKLGRDDVDRLLAVAEAMFSGGPGAPAPPAKEASAACASPECGRPVLARGLCVAHYHRARRKKTAPEP
- a CDS encoding Glu/Leu/Phe/Val family dehydrogenase codes for the protein MNAVDGTNYYFRKAARVMDVGTPIETLLATPLREVKVQVSIEMDSGEIRTFLGYRIQHDNSRGPMKGGLRYHPALDQDECVSLASLMTWKTAVVNVPYGGAKGGVACDPAQMSLKEVERLTRKFVDQIQDVIGPTRDIPAPDVNTNPQVMAWVMDQYSRYHGHSPAVVTGKPLELYGSKGREAATGRGLLYVCREILRDLGMPVKGTRFAIQGFGNVGSHIAQLIWGDGGVVVAASDVLGGMYNPMGLDVPSLFEHVKRTGTVTGFSGGTPCRNEDVLAADCEVLIPAALGHVLTRDNANSVRARLVVEGANGPTQPEADDILEKRGIFVVPDILASAGGVTVSYLEWVQNLQHVSWEEDRVNAELEKTMKEAYDRVAQIARSRKVSMRTAAYILAIGRVGKATVLRGI